A region from the Amycolatopsis camponoti genome encodes:
- a CDS encoding MlaE family ABC transporter permease: protein MTFLQGAKRVANRPLQTLDTLGDQMSFYGRALLWTPRTLRRYTKEVLRLLAEVSFGSGSLAVIGGTVGVMVGLTLFTGVLVGLQGYSALNSIGTSAFTGFLTAFFNTREIAPLVAGLALSATVGAGFTAQLGAMRISEEIDALEVMGVPSLPYLVTTRIIAGFVAVIPLYIIGLLSSYLASRLVVIYIYNQSAGTYDHYFDLFLPPQDVLYSFIKVLLFSVLIILSHCYFGYRATGGPAGVGVAVGKAVRLSIVTVSIMNFFIGFAIWGTDVTVRIAG, encoded by the coding sequence GTTCTACGGCCGGGCGTTGCTGTGGACGCCGCGGACGTTGCGCCGCTACACGAAGGAAGTCCTCCGGCTGCTGGCCGAGGTGAGCTTCGGGTCCGGCTCGCTCGCGGTCATCGGCGGCACGGTCGGCGTGATGGTCGGCCTGACGCTGTTCACCGGTGTCCTCGTCGGCCTCCAGGGCTACTCGGCGCTGAACTCGATCGGGACCTCGGCCTTCACCGGCTTCCTGACGGCGTTCTTCAACACCCGCGAGATCGCGCCGCTGGTCGCCGGCCTCGCCCTGAGCGCCACGGTCGGCGCCGGGTTCACCGCGCAGCTGGGCGCGATGCGGATCTCCGAGGAGATCGACGCGCTGGAAGTCATGGGCGTGCCGAGCCTGCCGTACCTGGTGACGACGCGGATCATCGCCGGGTTCGTCGCGGTCATCCCGCTCTACATCATCGGCCTGCTGAGCTCGTACCTCGCGTCGAGACTGGTCGTGATCTACATCTACAACCAGTCGGCCGGCACCTACGACCACTACTTCGACCTGTTCTTGCCACCGCAGGACGTGCTCTATTCGTTCATCAAGGTGCTGCTGTTCAGCGTCTTGATCATCCTGTCGCACTGCTACTTCGGGTACCGGGCGACCGGCGGCCCGGCCGGCGTCGGCGTCGCGGTCGGCAAGGCCGTGCGCCTCTCCATCGTCACGGTGTCGATCATGAACTTCTTCATCGGTTTCGCCATCTGGGGAACCGACGTCACGGTAAGGATCGCGGGATGA